Proteins encoded in a region of the Paenibacillus sp. W2I17 genome:
- a CDS encoding MoxR family ATPase, protein MPVRKESIQIISAVRSNLESCIMGKSFEIQLLLTALLAGGHVLIEDVPGTGKTQLIKALSKSMRGEYRRIQCNPDILPSDITGVSVFHPKDERFYFRPGPVMTNILLADEINRATTKTQSALLEVMEERSVTVDGDTYDLPHPFMLCATQNPIDFEGTYTLPEAQLDRFMLKISLGYPDKEIEKILLKQHQLGQPVDRLESVTHMDQISAIQQEIKEVFIGDPVMDYLLDVVRQTRSHPSVLLGASPRAAISFMMAVKAFAFLQERDYVLPDDVKTMAPYVISHRIVLRPESRLDSMSSEAVLNAVLQQVRVPVSMGQ, encoded by the coding sequence ATGCCTGTGCGCAAAGAGTCGATCCAAATCATATCCGCAGTTCGTTCGAATCTGGAATCCTGTATTATGGGGAAATCCTTTGAAATTCAACTTTTACTTACAGCTTTGCTTGCAGGCGGGCACGTTCTGATTGAAGACGTACCGGGAACTGGCAAAACGCAGTTGATCAAGGCATTATCGAAATCCATGCGCGGTGAGTACCGGCGTATTCAATGTAATCCTGATATTTTACCTAGTGATATTACGGGCGTATCTGTGTTCCATCCGAAGGATGAGCGTTTTTATTTCCGACCAGGTCCTGTGATGACCAACATTTTGCTGGCTGATGAGATTAACCGTGCCACAACAAAAACCCAATCGGCTCTGCTCGAAGTTATGGAGGAGCGCAGCGTAACCGTTGATGGCGATACGTATGATCTGCCACATCCATTCATGCTCTGTGCAACTCAGAATCCGATTGATTTTGAAGGTACGTATACATTGCCGGAAGCCCAACTCGACCGGTTTATGTTGAAAATAAGTCTAGGTTATCCCGATAAGGAAATTGAGAAAATCCTATTGAAACAGCATCAGCTCGGTCAGCCTGTAGATCGTCTTGAATCCGTGACTCATATGGACCAGATCTCGGCAATCCAGCAGGAGATTAAAGAGGTCTTTATCGGTGATCCGGTTATGGACTATTTGCTGGATGTTGTTCGTCAAACCCGCTCCCACCCATCTGTATTGCTGGGTGCCAGCCCACGGGCAGCCATATCGTTCATGATGGCCGTAAAAGCCTTTGCTTTCTTGCAGGAACGTGATTATGTGCTTCCGGATGATGTGAAAACGATGGCCCCTTATGTGATCTCTCATCGTATTGTGCTTCGTCCCGAATCGAGACTGGACAGTATGAGTTCCGAGGCCGTTTTGAATGCCGTACTCCAGCAAGTACGCGTGCCCGTCTCCATGGGGCAATAG
- the spoVAD gene encoding stage V sporulation protein AD produces MKRLGRQTWQFENRPRIIGKAAVVGPEEGEGPLSSDFDYVYDNLEIGEKTWEKGERKLLEQASQLALVNANITKEELHFFVGGDLMNQIISSSFSARKLGVPYLGVFGACSTSMETLALASMIVDSGAGDYVLAGTVSHNCTVEKQFRYPTEYGSQKPPYAQYTVTGSGCGVVSRTGDGPVVTKATIGRIMDLGIKDPFNMGSAMAPAAADTIISHFRDTGLEPGYYDLIVTGDLASVGLPITKELLQKEGIPMEQTVFNDCGLMIYDREKQPYVVAGGSGCGCSATVTYGHILNRMQKGDLKRVLVVATGALLSPLSYQQGESIPCIAHAVAIEKEG; encoded by the coding sequence TGGCAGTTTGAGAATCGTCCGCGGATCATCGGTAAAGCCGCAGTTGTAGGACCAGAAGAAGGCGAGGGTCCACTGTCATCTGATTTCGATTATGTCTATGACAACCTCGAGATCGGCGAGAAAACGTGGGAAAAGGGAGAACGCAAATTGCTCGAACAGGCCTCCCAACTGGCTTTGGTAAATGCAAATATCACCAAGGAAGAGCTTCACTTTTTTGTTGGTGGAGATCTGATGAACCAGATTATCAGCAGTTCCTTTTCAGCGCGAAAACTGGGTGTGCCTTACCTGGGTGTCTTTGGAGCCTGTTCAACTTCCATGGAAACGTTAGCGTTAGCGTCCATGATTGTTGACTCCGGAGCTGGAGATTATGTCCTTGCAGGAACGGTGAGCCACAACTGTACGGTGGAAAAACAATTTCGGTATCCGACGGAGTATGGCTCCCAGAAGCCGCCTTATGCGCAATATACCGTCACAGGATCAGGGTGTGGTGTGGTCTCCCGTACTGGTGATGGTCCCGTTGTTACCAAAGCCACTATTGGACGCATTATGGATTTGGGCATCAAAGATCCCTTTAACATGGGTTCAGCCATGGCGCCAGCAGCAGCCGACACTATAATCTCTCATTTCAGGGATACCGGATTGGAACCCGGCTATTATGATCTCATTGTGACCGGGGATCTGGCTTCCGTCGGTCTGCCAATTACGAAAGAGCTTTTGCAAAAAGAAGGCATACCCATGGAACAGACGGTTTTTAATGACTGCGGCCTGATGATCTATGATCGGGAGAAACAGCCTTATGTGGTTGCCGGGGGAAGTGGCTGCGGATGTTCTGCCACCGTCACCTATGGTCACATTTTGAACCGGATGCAGAAGGGTGATCTTAAACGGGTGCTTGTCGTTGCTACTGGAGCGCTCTTGTCTCCGCTCTCGTACCAGCAGGGGGAAAGTATTCCCTGTATTGCACATGCGGTAGCTATAGAAAAGGAGGGATAA
- the spoVAE gene encoding stage V sporulation protein AE produces the protein MQFLWAFIVGGLICVVGQLLMDGVKLTPAHTMSTLVVAGAVADAFGLYDPLVKFAGAGASIPITSFGNSLVHGALTELEKEGWLGVITGIFDLTAAGISSAIIFSFLAALVVRPKG, from the coding sequence ATGCAGTTCTTGTGGGCATTTATCGTTGGCGGTTTGATCTGTGTTGTGGGGCAGCTTCTAATGGATGGTGTCAAACTAACACCGGCACATACCATGAGTACACTTGTTGTGGCAGGGGCGGTTGCTGATGCATTTGGCTTGTACGACCCCTTGGTTAAATTTGCAGGTGCGGGAGCTTCAATCCCCATTACAAGTTTCGGCAATTCCTTGGTGCACGGAGCATTGACGGAGCTGGAGAAAGAGGGATGGCTTGGTGTCATTACGGGGATTTTCGATCTGACCGCGGCTGGGATTTCGTCAGCGATTATCTTTTCTTTTCTCGCGGCATTGGTGGTTAGACCAAAAGGCTAA